TCGGCAGGAGTCCTTCCCTGCGTTCCTTGGACATGAACCTCGCGCCGGAGGGACTGACGATTTCCCCGTCCTCGCAGAGCGTCGTGAAGCAGATGTTCTTCGCTATGATCAGCGACGGGTACATGGACTTGAAGTCCTCTACGCAGACCCAATGGTAGAGCCCAGGGGTCATGCTGTGGACATACCCGCCCTCGATTTGGTCGGCCCCTGCGATTCTTGCGCCCATGAGGGGCACTGCGACCTTGCTCCTGTCCGCCGCACGGATGAGGAGCGAATCGGCCAGCTGCGACGATCCGGATGTCATGACATCCTCTATCGTCAGCTTGGACACGGCGGCTAGATCCATGTCCTTGCGGACGGTTCCCACCTCAAGAAGAATGCGCAGTGCCAGCTCCGCATCCTTGAAGCAGTATTCTATGACCTTCTCTCTGTTGTTGATCCATTCGGAATCCATGTTCTTCGGATCAACGTCGAGCTTGCCCTCGCCGAGCAGCATCATTGAGACGGCGTTGAGCGTCTCCTGTTTAGGGCGCAACTGCTTCTTCACAGCCCACCATGCATCACAGACGAGACGTCCCTTCACTCTCCAGAACCTGTCGCTGATGAGGCGCGGCTGGCTTCCGTCGCGTCCCCACGGGAGGGCATCCTTCATCTTCAGGGCCTTGGCCCTCTCCATGATTTTCCTGATGTCATAGTTGTCGATGTTGTAACCGGTTATGACGTCAGGGTCCTCCCTGTCGATTAGTTCCGCGAATCCTTCTATGATCGCGTTCTCTTTTCCGGTCAGGGGTTCGCAGTTGCGCATCTCATCCCCGTCCTTGACGACGGAGCAGATGGTGTAGATGAACTCGTGCTCTATCGAGTTCTCGATATCGAACGAGAGTATCTTCAGACCGGGGTCGAAGGAGTCTATGTTCTCGAAGGATTCCATCCTGGCCACGATCTGTGTGTGGTAGGGTTTGTCAATCCTCTCTCCCGTGACCCTGATGCAGGATCCCATGTCCTTGTCGTAGAAGAACCTGTGATGGAAGGAGATGTCCGCGGAGAGAACCTTGTAGCCTTTCCTCTGGAAGCGGTTCTTGAACTCGGAGACCTTCCATGGACTCTTGATAGTGACTTTCAGCACGTCGTGCATCTCGGACTTATACAGCAGTTCGTCGTGCTCAGCCGTGATGACCTCCGGGTCGTCCTTCATCTGCTGCTCCAGATCCGGTCTAGGGTCCACTGCGAACAGATAAGGTTTGTAGCCGTACGCCAGGATGGTTATGGATTCCCTGTCGCGGGTCTTCCCGAACAGCTCTACCACAGGTTCCTCCCCGTCCTGCGAAGAGGAGGCGCTGATCAGCCTGACGTCCCAAGTCTCCATCATATCACTTGTTTGCGACTATCCTGATGACGTCTCCGTCCTCGAGGATGTAGTCCGCACCTACGGTGCGCTTGGTCTTCGCGTTGACCGCACGGATGAACTTGTCGCCCAGATCTGAATGGACCTTGTATGCGAGGTCCTTGGCAGTTGATCCGCGGGGCAGCAGGAACGCATCCGGAAGGACGCGTCCGAAATGGTCGGTGAACTTGTTCTCGTCTTCGACGGGGTATACGGTGATGAGATCCAGCATCTTGAACGCCGCATCCTCTATGCATTTCTGGACTCCGGTTCCGCCATACTTCTCCATGTTGGCCTTCATGTAGTCCAGAGCCTTCTTCTGGCCCTCGCTGAGAGTTACTCCCTCCTTGACGGTGAATGTAGAGTCCCCGGGGGTGTAGTCGATGAGTCCCGCGGCCGCCGCCTTCTTCAAGGCGAGCTCGGTCTCGGCCATGGTCACGACGCAGATGTCGTTGATGGCCTCGACCTTCTCGATGTTGCCCTCAGGAGCTATGTCCGCCTTGTTCATGGCGGCGATCATGGGCTTGGATTGCGCCCTGATGTTGATGCATAGGTTCAGCAGGTCGTCGTCTGTCCAATTCACGATATCGGGGGGCATCTCCACCGACATCAGTGCCTTCTTGACCTGAGCCTCGGTAACGTTGAGTCCTGCGAGCCTGTCCTGTATGATCTGCTCGGGCTTCTGACCGGTCATCCTGGATGCTCTGGCCATCTTGTTGAACCCGTTCTTGAGGATCTCCCTCATCCAGTACTCGATCTCCTTCCTGAGGAACGTGATGTCCTCCGTGGGATCGTGGGATCCGACATCTCCGGGAACTCCTTCAATATCGGTGGATCCGCTGACGTCTATGACGTTGATCAGGGCATCCGCCTGCCTGAGGTCGTCCAGGAACTGGTTTCCAAGTCCCTTGCCCTGCCACGCGTCTGGAACCAGTCCCGCGACGTCTAGAAGCTCGACAGGGACCATCCTGGTTCCGTTCACGCAGAGCGAGTTGTGAGGCGTGCATGTGACCCCGAGGGTTTTGCACGGACAGGGGGTGCGCACGTATGCCACTCCCTTGTTGGGTTCGATGGTTGTGAAGGGATAGTTGGCGATCTCCACGGGTGCCATGGTGGCCGCTCCGAAGAACGTTGATTTTCCAACGTTCGGTTTCCCTACTATGCCTATCTGCATTGCTATCGTCCAGGGTATGCCTTACCGCTTTATTGTCCTTTGGTATCGAAAAGGCTTATTTTGCTGCCAGCAATATCGATTCAGATACCATGCCAGGTTCTGATGTCAGATGGAAAGCGGCTACCGCTGTAGCGGTATGCCTGCTGTTGATAGTTAGCGGATTGTATATCTCCGAACTCTCGTCGAAAGGCGGGAACTCAGGATATGTCGAGACCGACATGTCCTACTGGGTGGACGGCTCAGACTCTAAGGAGGAGTTCGTCACATACCTCAAGGCGATCACCGATGAGAAGAACAACGATTACATCCTTCCTGAGGACCGTATAGCGGTCTTCGATCTGGACGGAACATTGTTCTGTGAGCGCGATCCATGGTATTTCGACCTATGTTTGTTCATCTACCGTGTCCTGGAGGATCCCGATTACAAGGACAAGGCATCCCAGTTCGAGATTGATGAGGCACTGATCCAGAAGGCTGCGCCTTCCCCGGGAATCCTGGATGACAATCTGGAGGCGGCCAGGGCACTTGCCTTCGCTGGAATGACAATCGAAGAGATGAATGACTACATACAGGCGTTCAAGAAGACATCGATGCCCAGCTACACCGGTATGCTCCGCGGAGAAGGATTCTACAAGCCCATGCTCCAGATGGTGGATGCGTTGGAGGCCAACGGTTTCACCATCTACGTCATCAGCGGTACAGACAGGCTGACCGTACGCGGTCTGCTGCAGGATTCCGCTTTGGACCTTCCGGCCGACAGGATAATCGGATCCGACAAGCTTCTGGTCTCAGAGAATCAGGGGAACACAGATGGTTCCAAATACGTCTACAAGGACGGAGAGGAGATCATCTACGGCGGGGAGCATCTGGTCAAGGATCTGAACATGAACAAGGTCCTCTCGATAATCAACGAGATCGGCAAGCAGCCTGTCCTCGCATTCGGAAACTCCTCATCAGATTCCAGCATGGCGACCTACACCACCTACGGCAACGAGCACAGGAGCATGGCCTACTTCCTCTGCTGCGATGACCTGGAGAGGGAGAATGGTAACATGGAGGCCGCACAGAAGATGTACGACCTGTGCGACCAGAACGACTGGACCCCTATCTCCATGAAGAACGACTGGACCACCATCTACGGTGACGGTGTCAAGAAGAAGTGAATCAATGCTTCAGCCTGTAGACAGCATCGGCGATCTCGCCGATCTGCTCAGGCTTTAGTCTCTCGACTCTGTCGTCGATATAGGGGACGTCATCCCCTGATTCCATCATGTGAGCGGATTTCAGCGATGTCCCGATCTTCTTCCTGCGGTGGTTGAATGTGACCTCCACCACCTTGAAGAACGTCTTTTCGTCCAGCACCTTGAAGGGTGGTTCCCTCGGAGTGATCCTGACCAGTGCGGAGTCCACCTTGGGCCTGGGATTGAATCTGGATGCGGGAACGGTCTCCATTATCTCGCATTCGGACCTGTAGTAGAGGTTGACTGTGAGCCTAGAGTAATCGGGGCTTCCGACCATGGCTACCATGCGGTCAGCGAACTCCTTCTGGACCATCACGACCGCAGTCCTGAAGTCATACTCCAGGAGCTTGAAGATTATGGGCGTGGAAACGCTGTAGGGGAGGTTGCTGACGAAGACGTCGAAGTCCGGGAAGGGCTCCTTCACGGCATCAGCGTGGATGAGGTTGAGGGAATCCCCGTAGGTCTGAGAGATGTAATCCGCCAGGATGTCGTCGATCTCGATGCAGGTGACGTCGTCCGAGACCCCGATCAGCCTTTTGGTCAGTATTCCGAGTCCGGGACCGACCTCCAGGACCTTGTCCTCCTTGGCGATGTTGGCGTACCCGATGTGCCTGTCGGCCACACGGTCGTCTATCAGGAAATTCTGTCCCTTGCTCTTCTTGGGGACTATGCCGGTATCGGCTATGAGTCTGCCTGTATCGTTCATCTGGACACGAACAGGTAGCGCTTCCTCTCGGGATCCTCGATCTCAAGGAGGATGCGTGCGACTATGAGCTTCTCGGGCGTCTTGATGCCGGCTCTCGTGGCCAGGTCCTCGAAGTCCTTGAAGTTGCCCTTCTTCCTCTCGTCGAGGATGGCCGTCATGGACTTCTTTCCCAGGCCGGGGAGCTCCTCCAGCAGGTGCTTACGCATGCTGATGGCCTCTGCCTCGTTGAAGAACTTGATGTACTTGTCCTGATGGGACATGACGATGTCGGTGATCGCGAACTCGAGTTCCGATACCGCATTGCTGGTAAGCTCGTTGAACGTGATACGGCGCTTGACATGGTCAATCATGTCGCGCTTCTGCGTCTCCGAGTCCTTGCCGATGAAAGTCCTTGCACCGATAGCTACGACTGCATTGGGCTTCGTGACAAGCTCGAACAGCTTGAACTCCTCCTCGCCCACGGCGTAGCACAGAGGCTCCTTCTTGGAGAAGCCAGCAGACGGTGCTCCTTGGGGCAGGAAATCAAGAATATAAGCGAACTCTTCCATGGGAAAAACCCCCATCAGATGTACTTACCTACGATCTCAATGATCTGGTTGATTTCGTCATTGCTGAGGTTGATCCTCTCCTTGGAGAAGATGGCACGGACATCCTCGGGATATTTCGGGAGGATGTCCGCGATCTTCACAGCAATGGCATCTGTAACTTCCTCGAGCGCGCTGACCTCTTCGATGATCTTGTTAGCGTCCTCGGGGGAAATGTTTGAGACCTTCTGCGCGTGGTCAAGTGCTGCTTTCTGTGATGCGAGGAGAACGTCCTCGTCCTCGAGCAATCCAGCTGTTCCTTTCCTGCTCTCGGCTACCTCCTCCAGGAGGGTCCTTACTTCTGCCAGTGTGACGTAGCGCTCGGTCATGTCTATACCTTCAGTTGTCGATGTTCCTTACAAGGTGCTCGGGGCGTGCGACGACCATCTTGGTCTTGTTTCCGTCCTTGACGGAGACCTCGTACGCTGCTCCCCTCTCTCCGACGACGACTCCGGTGAGTCCGTGGAATCTGGAGAAGGGCATGCCCTTGTGGATGCTGGGGTCGATGATGATGTTGACTTTCTCTCCTGCCTCGAAGGTTTGGAAACCTTTCGTGATGGGTGAGAGCCCGCGTGCCCTAACTGACTTCTTCAGCTTGTTGCGGGTCTTTGTCCTTGTTCCGCTGGATGCCTGCATAGCTTATCCCTTCATTGTTCTTCGAATTTGATCGCCAATACATCGAGGGTCTCGACTTTGCATTGTATCCCGAGCCTCTCAGAGAAGCTTGGGACGCTTCTGCCCTCGTCACCGGACACGAATTCCTTCACGTACGTACCCGAGTCGGTCTCGAGTTCGAGATCGAACGAGTCGTCGGAGATCCATTCCGCCTTGCACCAGTGGATTTTTCTCTTTCTCACAAGGTCAGCACGTCTGTGCTCGACCCTGCGTGGAGTCCTCTGGTCTATATTGACGTCCTTGAACGATAGGGCAACCTTAACTAACTCCTCTTTATTAACTTTGCCCTCAGCTATAATGTGCACGTGATATATTTTATCAGAAGCAGCGGCTTTGTAGCGCTCTACGGCCTCTCTCTGAACGAAGTGCAGGCTGTTGTATCCTGCCATGTCGTTCATGTTCGCCCTTCTCTCGAGCTCGTCGAGGTCGATGTCCCTGTGCTTGGGCTGACTGATCTCCAGCACGAAGGGCCTTCCGTCGCCCAGCATGCAGGCGTCGATGTCCTCGCGGCCCATGCCGTGGAAGAAGTGCTCCTGTCCGCCGGCCATCTCAAGTGCGATGTCTCCGATGATCTCCTGGACGGAGGTCTCGTACATCTTCCCTTTCCCGTTGCAGTGGTCGCAGCCCTTTCCGTGGCAGATCCTGCAGGGCCATATCGTCTGGGGGATCTCCCTGCTGTACTTGGTGTAGCGTCCGGCAATGAACACGGGCGATATGTCCAGGGTGACGTCGGCGAAACGGGTGTCCACAAGAGCTACGACCTGAGGGTTCTTGAACTCCACAGGACGGTGAATCATTGGAAGTGCCAGTTTTCCGATCTCACGGTTGAGCTCGCCTTTTATGGTCTCGGCGTTCTCGAGGTTGTACTGGGCTACGAGCTCCTTCTCCCTCTCGACTATCTCAGGCTCTATCCTGCTGCCGATGAGGAAGTTCTCGGAGTCGACCTCGTTGATCTTCTCCGCAGCAGCCTCGGCGAATCTCGGGAGCATCTCGAAGATGCCCTCGCACAGAGGGCAGAAATCCTCGGCAGGCGCTTCGGCGCCGGTCTCTTTCAGAGCATCGCGGATCATCTGTCCGCGGTACTCGTTGGTCATCCCGCTGCCGAACTTCCCGAACATGCGTCCGAGACAGTGGTCACAGAGCCCGGTCTCCGCCAGGGCTCTCGCTGTATCAAGATTGTCCGCAATCCAGGATTCCATGTTATCCCTCAGAGGTCGAATCCCATCTCGGTGATCCTGAGCATCGGGCGTTGGCTCTCGAGATAGTGGTATACGGTGGCGTGCTCGCTTCCGTTGATCAGAAGCTCGACGGCGTGCTTCGCCACGGGAAGGCTGACGGAGTTCCCGATCAATCCCACGGTGTTCCCGTAGATGACCATGTCGCATCCCGTGAGCTCCTCGATGAGCTTGCGGGTCTTACCGTTCTTGCCTATGAGGCGTCCCCTCACGCGGGGCATCTGGCTGGAGCGGTCTCCGATGGCCTCCTTCACGTCTATGAGCTCGAAGTACTCGTCATCGTCGAACAGCCTCATGGCCTTGTCGGGGTTGAATCCCCTTCCAACCGCCTTCACGACATCCATGAGCTGGAGCGCCTTCAGCGGGTCCTCGAGCTCGACGTCGTCGTGCAGAATTACCTCTCCCTCTTCCGTGTCGATGTCCATCTTGATCCCAGAAATGTTCTGTAGGATCTTCTTGGTCTCCCCGTTCTTGCCGATGAGTGTACCGACCCTGTCGGCGGGTATCCTGATAGATCTCATTCCTCTTCCTCTCCGTCTTCTTTGCCGTTAAGTGTCTCTTCAAGGACCTCGGCGTCCGTCCGGACGTCCGCGTCCCTCTTCCTGAAGAAGCTGTTTATGTTGTGGATGTCCCTTTCCAGGAGCTCCTTTGCATTGTAATGGTCTCTGGTCATGGCCTGGCCGACATCGATCATGATCGGCTCGCCGTCCAGCATGAGGATGTTGTACTCGCTCAGGTCTCCGTGGACCAGGTGGGCCTCCTGCCATCCGTCGATGATGAAGGACAGCACATCCTCGTATGTCTCGTCGGGATCGTCCAGGATCACGTCCTTGAGCTGCGGTGCAGGTCCCGATTCGTCGCCTATGTACTCCATGAGCAGGCAGTTCTGATTGAATGTTATGGGTTCCGGCACGGGTATCCCTGCCTGGTTGTACCTGTCCAGGTTCTTGAACTCCTTGTTCACCCATGCGTAGATCAGCTTCCAGCGGTTGCCAGTGACCCCTCTGAATCTAGGGTCTCCCTCGACGTACTTCGCCACCCTTTTGAACGTGGATGTGGAGGTCCTGAAGATCTTCAGGGCCATACCCTCATCGTTCTCGTCAGTGGCGTAGAATACATTGCCCTCCTTTCCGGTGGAGATGGGGTAGTGGACGGCGTCGATATACCCGCTGGTCATGAAGTCGTAGATCGTCATCAGGGTCTTCTTGTCGAAGACCTCTGCCTCGGTCTCCCTCTCATCGCCGGTCTTGTTGGTCTTGAGGGCATCCACACGCCTTTCCAGGTATGCATACGCCTCCTCGTACGAGGACATGCGGAGTCACCTAATCAGAAAATGTCCAGGTTCTTGGGGACCTTGTTCCTCTTGCTGAGGTTGATGGCCTGCGTCTTGGTGTATCTGAACCTGACGTCGCACTTGTCGGGCTGGAAATCCCATACGGATATGATCAGCAGGTCGCCTTCCCTGATCCACATCCTCTTCTTTATCTTTCCAGGGATGCGTCCTACGCGGGATACTCCGTCCTCGCACATGACTTTGATCTTGGATGCGCCGAGCAGCTGATCCGCTATCCCGAACATCTCTGCTTCCTTGATGTTAGGCAGACGTACGCGTGTTACGTCCTCATCAGGCATTTCAAGCGGTTCATTGTCGCTCATTTTTATCCTTCCAATATTAATCGCATTATAAAGGGCCTTATAAAAACTTAATGCGGATTATTTGGCTAGTAACCGTTATAAAGGAGTTTGCGATGGTCTCCTTCATAGCTCCAGTAGTGTAGCGGCCAATCATTCAGCCCTTTCGAGGCTGACACACGGGTTCGAATCCCGTCTGGAGCACTCACTTTCTTTCACGGAATCATTCGGAGCATCATCAGTTCTTCAGGATTCTCTTGCGGTACTCATCACTCTTCTTCGAGATCTCGTCCACATTGGAATCCGTCACCCTGTATACCTCCGGAAGCTCGTTCGGATGCTCCCTCAGGAAGGTGTCCATGAGGGGTTGGTCGGGGAACTCCAGGTTCTCGAGGTACTCCCTGTTCCAGTTCTCGGCAATTTCAAGTGCATGAAGAGGGCCCTTGTCCATGAACATGGCAGCGAAGATCGATGCGACGGTGGTGTCCTCCGATAGGACGGCGACGTTGCTGCCCCTGACCGCGAATTCCTCTCCGTTGAACGATACGGCGAGTCCGTTGGCGTCGCGGATCAGGTCCAGCGGCTGGAAGTCCGTGGCGCTGCTGCCGATGTACATCGTGCAGTCCAGATCTATGGCGGTGAGCCTCCTGATGTCCAACATGCGATAGGCCTTCTTGTGAGAGGTCATCGCATCCGTAGCCTCCATCAGACCCATGGCGCCCGCCTCTGCGATCCTGGTGCTGATGACCGAATCCATCAGCTTGATGATCTCTATATCCTCTTCCAGCAGTTCCGTGGGAACATTCAGCTCATAGAAGGTCTCCGGCACGTCCAGATGGTTAATCTCTTTGGCGATGTCTTTGAGCTTGCGGGCATCTGCGCGCCCCATCATCATCTGGTCTATGCAGAGCTTGGAGTCGGTGACATGGAGCATGTTGGTCCCCAGTCTTTCCACGAGCTCCATGGTGCCGTGCTCGAGCATGGATGTTGTGATGTACGTCTCCATCTGACCTGAGATGTGCTTCATGGTCCTGGCTGCGTTGGGCATCATCTCCAGATCCTGTGCGCTGTACTTGTGGATCAGATGGTCGGTGGCCCCGAAGGCCTTCAGGAACGGGACGCACCATTTGTAGTAGCTGCCGGCTGTGGCGTCCTCTCTGTTGAGGACATAGGATGTGAGCCTGTCGTATCTCTCGAGGACATCAAAGAAATGCTCCCCGTCATCTATGAAGCGTCCGCAGAGCTGCCTGATATCGTTGTTCCTGGTCAGGAATCCCCAGCATGAGCAGAGGACATATCTGTCCGGCGGGAGTCCGAGGTCGACTGTCGGGTCGAATTCGTCCGGCACGGGATCACTCCAGCGACTCATCGACCTGTCTCGACAGGTCGTATGGCGAATCCAGCTTCTTCCCGTTCTCGTAGAGGCACTTGTCCTTGATCTCGACCCTACCATTCGCGAACTCACGTATGGTGGCGACGATCAGCGGGAGCTCGCGCTTCGCGCCGTCCTCCCTGATCCTCTTGAAGAGGGGCTCATCCTGTCCCTCTTCCTCTTTGATCTGCTCCAGGGTCTTCGTTTTCAGCTTGGATTCCATCCCTTCCCAGAGCTTGTCGTAGTCTCCTCCGCGGATGGGGAAGCCGCAGTATGTGAGTGCCGCGCCCCTGTCCCATTCCTCGGTGCAGATGTGCATCATTATTCCCTGCTTGTCAGCTTTCTCCGAGATGAGCTGCCAGATGACCTCCTGCCATGTGCCCTTGGGGCCGGTGGGCAGAGCGGGATGCAGGTTCAGCATGTCGTATTGCCTGCAGGTCTCATCGTCCATCCACAGCATGTATCCTGCGAGGATCCCCAGGTCGAACTCGTACTTCCCGGTGAGCTCCCTCAGGAGCTTGCCGTACTCGTCGCGCCAGGCCTTCTCATCCTGCTTCCACAGCTCGGGCTTGAACTTCTTCCAGGAAGCGGTGACCAAGGGTATGCCGTAGCCCTTGACCATGTCGAAGAACATCTGCCTCTGCTCCCTCTTGGGGTTGTCCTCTTCATTATTGTCCCAATTGCAGAAGACGAATGCGATCTCCACATCGAGACCACCCTTCTCCTTCTGGTCCATGACCGTTTTCAAAAGGTTGCGGGATCCGGGACCCCTGCCTGTAGAGAACCAACCGAGTCTGAGCATCGTGACGGCTATGGGAGAGGTGCGATAAAAGGGATGCTACACTCCAAGTCATGTCCAGAACCATACCCTTTAAAACAGT
The nucleotide sequence above comes from Methanomassiliicoccales archaeon LGM-RCC1. Encoded proteins:
- a CDS encoding DNA polymerase II; this encodes MMETWDVRLISASSSQDGEEPVVELFGKTRDRESITILAYGYKPYLFAVDPRPDLEQQMKDDPEVITAEHDELLYKSEMHDVLKVTIKSPWKVSEFKNRFQRKGYKVLSADISFHHRFFYDKDMGSCIRVTGERIDKPYHTQIVARMESFENIDSFDPGLKILSFDIENSIEHEFIYTICSVVKDGDEMRNCEPLTGKENAIIEGFAELIDREDPDVITGYNIDNYDIRKIMERAKALKMKDALPWGRDGSQPRLISDRFWRVKGRLVCDAWWAVKKQLRPKQETLNAVSMMLLGEGKLDVDPKNMDSEWINNREKVIEYCFKDAELALRILLEVGTVRKDMDLAAVSKLTIEDVMTSGSSQLADSLLIRAADRSKVAVPLMGARIAGADQIEGGYVHSMTPGLYHWVCVEDFKSMYPSLIIAKNICFTTLCEDGEIVSPSGARFMSKERREGLLPRILSDLMDERDRIKKLMKLTEDPHEHNYLDGLQAAVKVLMNTFYGVFASTFYRFTDKSIGAAITAFARANTKGIINQVESEGTHVIYSDTDSIFMQSPENNLEGSVEFGKKMAERFSVEGGVLEFEKILEPMFTHGMKKRYVGKVVWPKAEDELLVRGYEIRRSDSFDLQSRMLTDLFEMILEERNDEALTMVKNTIQSVKSGKVDIDELVISKTCKDLNAYENPDRMANVQAAKKMIEMGYDFIPGMKVSWIVTDSKSAPQTVEPYISGVEFTGKPDYKYYAERLSQTASRITEVFGWEEKDLLMGNQQATLFSGKFASSTDTPKKKSEPAPPEKPKPKTKSLDDFF
- a CDS encoding KH domain-containing protein; translation: MRSIRIPADRVGTLIGKNGETKKILQNISGIKMDIDTEEGEVILHDDVELEDPLKALQLMDVVKAVGRGFNPDKAMRLFDDDEYFELIDVKEAIGDRSSQMPRVRGRLIGKNGKTRKLIEELTGCDMVIYGNTVGLIGNSVSLPVAKHAVELLINGSEHATVYHYLESQRPMLRITEMGFDL
- a CDS encoding formyltransferase family protein, with the translated sequence MLRLGWFSTGRGPGSRNLLKTVMDQKEKGGLDVEIAFVFCNWDNNEEDNPKREQRQMFFDMVKGYGIPLVTASWKKFKPELWKQDEKAWRDEYGKLLRELTGKYEFDLGILAGYMLWMDDETCRQYDMLNLHPALPTGPKGTWQEVIWQLISEKADKQGIMMHICTEEWDRGAALTYCGFPIRGGDYDKLWEGMESKLKTKTLEQIKEEEGQDEPLFKRIREDGAKRELPLIVATIREFANGRVEIKDKCLYENGKKLDSPYDLSRQVDESLE
- the eif1A gene encoding translation initiation factor eIF-1A translates to MSDNEPLEMPDEDVTRVRLPNIKEAEMFGIADQLLGASKIKVMCEDGVSRVGRIPGKIKKRMWIREGDLLIISVWDFQPDKCDVRFRYTKTQAINLSKRNKVPKNLDIF
- a CDS encoding tRNA pseudouridine(54/55) synthase Pus10, coding for MESWIADNLDTARALAETGLCDHCLGRMFGKFGSGMTNEYRGQMIRDALKETGAEAPAEDFCPLCEGIFEMLPRFAEAAAEKINEVDSENFLIGSRIEPEIVEREKELVAQYNLENAETIKGELNREIGKLALPMIHRPVEFKNPQVVALVDTRFADVTLDISPVFIAGRYTKYSREIPQTIWPCRICHGKGCDHCNGKGKMYETSVQEIIGDIALEMAGGQEHFFHGMGREDIDACMLGDGRPFVLEISQPKHRDIDLDELERRANMNDMAGYNSLHFVQREAVERYKAAASDKIYHVHIIAEGKVNKEELVKVALSFKDVNIDQRTPRRVEHRRADLVRKRKIHWCKAEWISDDSFDLELETDSGTYVKEFVSGDEGRSVPSFSERLGIQCKVETLDVLAIKFEEQ
- a CDS encoding RNA polymerase Rpb4 family protein; this translates as MTERYVTLAEVRTLLEEVAESRKGTAGLLEDEDVLLASQKAALDHAQKVSNISPEDANKIIEEVSALEEVTDAIAVKIADILPKYPEDVRAIFSKERINLSNDEINQIIEIVGKYI
- a CDS encoding DUF655 domain-containing protein, with product MEEFAYILDFLPQGAPSAGFSKKEPLCYAVGEEEFKLFELVTKPNAVVAIGARTFIGKDSETQKRDMIDHVKRRITFNELTSNAVSELEFAITDIVMSHQDKYIKFFNEAEAISMRKHLLEELPGLGKKSMTAILDERKKGNFKDFEDLATRAGIKTPEKLIVARILLEIEDPERKRYLFVSR
- the rsmA gene encoding 16S rRNA (adenine(1518)-N(6)/adenine(1519)-N(6))-dimethyltransferase RsmA, yielding MNDTGRLIADTGIVPKKSKGQNFLIDDRVADRHIGYANIAKEDKVLEVGPGLGILTKRLIGVSDDVTCIEIDDILADYISQTYGDSLNLIHADAVKEPFPDFDVFVSNLPYSVSTPIIFKLLEYDFRTAVVMVQKEFADRMVAMVGSPDYSRLTVNLYYRSECEIMETVPASRFNPRPKVDSALVRITPREPPFKVLDEKTFFKVVEVTFNHRRKKIGTSLKSAHMMESGDDVPYIDDRVERLKPEQIGEIADAVYRLKH
- a CDS encoding redox-regulated ATPase YchF, which encodes MQIGIVGKPNVGKSTFFGAATMAPVEIANYPFTTIEPNKGVAYVRTPCPCKTLGVTCTPHNSLCVNGTRMVPVELLDVAGLVPDAWQGKGLGNQFLDDLRQADALINVIDVSGSTDIEGVPGDVGSHDPTEDITFLRKEIEYWMREILKNGFNKMARASRMTGQKPEQIIQDRLAGLNVTEAQVKKALMSVEMPPDIVNWTDDDLLNLCINIRAQSKPMIAAMNKADIAPEGNIEKVEAINDICVVTMAETELALKKAAAAGLIDYTPGDSTFTVKEGVTLSEGQKKALDYMKANMEKYGGTGVQKCIEDAAFKMLDLITVYPVEDENKFTDHFGRVLPDAFLLPRGSTAKDLAYKVHSDLGDKFIRAVNAKTKRTVGADYILEDGDVIRIVANK
- a CDS encoding 50S ribosomal protein L21e; this translates as MQASSGTRTKTRNKLKKSVRARGLSPITKGFQTFEAGEKVNIIIDPSIHKGMPFSRFHGLTGVVVGERGAAYEVSVKDGNKTKMVVARPEHLVRNIDN
- a CDS encoding serine protein kinase RIO, whose translation is MSSYEEAYAYLERRVDALKTNKTGDERETEAEVFDKKTLMTIYDFMTSGYIDAVHYPISTGKEGNVFYATDENDEGMALKIFRTSTSTFKRVAKYVEGDPRFRGVTGNRWKLIYAWVNKEFKNLDRYNQAGIPVPEPITFNQNCLLMEYIGDESGPAPQLKDVILDDPDETYEDVLSFIIDGWQEAHLVHGDLSEYNILMLDGEPIMIDVGQAMTRDHYNAKELLERDIHNINSFFRKRDADVRTDAEVLEETLNGKEDGEEEE
- a CDS encoding HAD family hydrolase, translating into MPGSDVRWKAATAVAVCLLLIVSGLYISELSSKGGNSGYVETDMSYWVDGSDSKEEFVTYLKAITDEKNNDYILPEDRIAVFDLDGTLFCERDPWYFDLCLFIYRVLEDPDYKDKASQFEIDEALIQKAAPSPGILDDNLEAARALAFAGMTIEEMNDYIQAFKKTSMPSYTGMLRGEGFYKPMLQMVDALEANGFTIYVISGTDRLTVRGLLQDSALDLPADRIIGSDKLLVSENQGNTDGSKYVYKDGEEIIYGGEHLVKDLNMNKVLSIINEIGKQPVLAFGNSSSDSSMATYTTYGNEHRSMAYFLCCDDLERENGNMEAAQKMYDLCDQNDWTPISMKNDWTTIYGDGVKKK